A stretch of the Desulfovibrio legallii genome encodes the following:
- a CDS encoding ABC transporter permease, with the protein MTLRRLFSVWNLIFVLAALTLVLLVVYPMSAIFQASLLSPETGAFTWENYASVLTTPFYRRCLWNSLFMSGLATLFSVLIGVPFAFFTTRYKLPGATVLRTLGTLPLILPTFIGAEAWLLLLGRNGILTRFFADLGLHIPSIYGWQGVVLVFTLQFFPFVFLMVGAAINSVDRSLEEAARNLGASPWRVFRTVTLPVVTPAIASGALIVFCMSIENFGVPTIIGNDYKVLAEQAYSEFVSEMGGNPSMAGTLSTVLVVVTLALTVLQKMWVERKNYAMSALRPPEIKALPPLGKALAWGFCALIVFVSLAPFAMVMVAAVTKTSGPVLYYGQFTLDNLLIALQVAPRPILNSFFLSTTATVIGMVFGLAVSYLIVRKGGAIGYALDLAMMLPLVIAGSVLGIALAATYNTGPVALTGTWVIIVLAYFIRKTPFSVKTTSALLRQIEVSVEEASISLGVPPLRTFLKVVAPAMLPGVAAGAIIMWVTTLAELSSTIVLYYGPWSTMTVQIFQYIGSGDFGPASAYGAILIVSVLAPLFVLNKVLGKDLTTSL; encoded by the coding sequence ATGACGCTGCGCAGACTTTTTTCCGTCTGGAATCTGATTTTTGTACTGGCGGCGCTGACGCTTGTCCTGCTGGTGGTCTACCCCATGTCCGCCATCTTTCAGGCCAGCCTCCTCAGCCCGGAGACCGGCGCTTTTACCTGGGAGAACTACGCCAGCGTGTTGACCACGCCCTTTTACCGCCGCTGCCTGTGGAACAGCCTGTTCATGAGCGGCCTGGCCACGCTGTTCAGCGTGCTCATCGGCGTGCCCTTTGCCTTTTTTACCACCCGCTACAAGCTGCCCGGCGCAACCGTGCTGCGCACCCTGGGCACCCTGCCGCTGATCCTGCCCACCTTCATCGGCGCGGAAGCCTGGCTTCTGCTCCTGGGCCGCAACGGCATCCTTACCCGTTTTTTTGCCGACCTGGGCCTGCACATTCCCAGCATTTACGGCTGGCAGGGCGTGGTGCTGGTGTTCACCCTGCAGTTCTTCCCCTTCGTGTTTCTTATGGTCGGCGCGGCCATCAACTCCGTGGACAGATCGCTGGAAGAAGCCGCCCGCAACCTGGGGGCTTCGCCCTGGCGGGTCTTCCGCACCGTCACCCTGCCGGTGGTCACGCCCGCCATCGCCTCCGGCGCGCTGATCGTTTTTTGCATGTCCATTGAAAACTTCGGCGTGCCCACCATTATCGGCAACGATTATAAGGTGCTGGCGGAACAGGCCTACAGCGAATTTGTCAGCGAAATGGGGGGGAACCCTTCCATGGCCGGCACCCTGAGCACGGTGCTGGTGGTGGTGACCCTGGCCCTTACCGTGCTGCAGAAAATGTGGGTTGAGCGAAAAAACTACGCCATGTCCGCACTGCGCCCGCCGGAAATCAAAGCGCTGCCCCCCCTGGGCAAGGCCCTGGCCTGGGGCTTCTGCGCCCTTATCGTCTTCGTTTCTCTGGCGCCTTTTGCCATGGTCATGGTGGCGGCGGTCACCAAAACCAGCGGCCCGGTCCTCTATTACGGCCAGTTTACGCTGGACAACCTGCTCATAGCGCTGCAGGTGGCCCCCAGGCCCATCCTCAATTCCTTCTTTTTGTCCACCACGGCTACCGTCATCGGCATGGTTTTCGGCCTGGCGGTCAGCTACCTCATCGTGCGCAAGGGCGGGGCCATCGGCTATGCCCTGGACCTGGCCATGATGCTGCCTCTGGTCATCGCCGGTTCCGTGCTGGGCATTGCCCTGGCCGCCACCTACAACACGGGGCCCGTGGCGCTTACCGGCACCTGGGTGATCATTGTGCTGGCCTACTTTATCCGCAAAACGCCCTTTTCCGTCAAAACCACCTCCGCCCTGCTGCGTCAGATAGAGGTCTCGGTGGAGGAGGCCTCCATCAGCCTGGGGGTGCCGCCCTTGCGCACCTTCCTTAAGGTGGTGGCGCCCGCCATGCTGCCTGGCGTGGCGGCGGGGGCCATTATCATGTGGGTAACGACGCTGGCGGAACTGAGCTCCACCATTGTGCTCTATTACGGGCCGTGGAGCACCATGACCGTGCAGATCTTTCAGTACATCGGCAGCGGCGACTTCGGCCCGGCTTCGGCCTACGGGGCCATCCTCATCGTTTCCGTTCTGGCGCCCCTGTTTGTCCTCAACAAGGTGCTGGGCAAGGATCTGACCACGTCGCTCTAG